From one Bacteroides fragilis NCTC 9343 genomic stretch:
- a CDS encoding glycoside hydrolase family 57 protein, which produces MRTICLYFEIHQIIHLKRYRFFDIGADHYYYDDYANETGINEVAERSYIPALNTLIEMVKNSGGAFKVALSISGVALEQLEIHAPAVIDLLHILNDTGCCEFLAEPYSHGLSSLANEDCFREEVMRQSEKMKQMFGKAPKVFRNSSLIYSDEIGATVASMGFKGMLTEGAKHVLGWKSPHYVYHCNQAPSLKLLLRDFKLSDDISLRFSNSDWSEYPLFADKFIGWIDALPQEEQVINIFMELKALGMAQPLSSNILEFLKALPYCAKEKGITFSTPSEIISKLKSVSQLDVPYPMSWVDEERDTSSWLGNVLQREAFSKLYSVAERVHLCDDRRIKQDWDYLQASNNFRFMTTKNTGVWLNRGIYDSPYDAFTNYMNILGDFIKRVNSLYPEDIDNEELNSLLTTIKNQGEEIAELHKEVDRLQAKAEKAAKTVKAEPKAAPKKAAAKKPAAKKATAKKED; this is translated from the coding sequence ATGAGAACAATCTGTCTTTATTTTGAGATACATCAAATTATTCATCTGAAACGTTACCGCTTCTTCGACATTGGTGCCGACCATTATTACTATGATGATTATGCCAATGAGACAGGTATTAATGAGGTTGCCGAACGTTCTTATATTCCGGCTCTCAATACATTGATTGAAATGGTGAAGAATTCCGGAGGAGCATTTAAAGTAGCCCTTTCTATTTCGGGAGTAGCATTGGAACAGCTCGAAATTCATGCACCTGCCGTAATTGACCTGTTACATATATTAAACGATACGGGTTGCTGTGAATTTCTGGCAGAGCCATACTCTCATGGCTTATCATCATTGGCCAATGAAGACTGTTTCCGTGAAGAGGTAATGCGTCAGAGCGAAAAGATGAAACAGATGTTTGGTAAAGCTCCGAAAGTGTTTCGTAACTCCAGCTTGATTTATTCGGATGAAATAGGTGCTACGGTGGCTAGCATGGGTTTTAAAGGCATGCTGACCGAAGGTGCTAAACACGTTTTGGGTTGGAAGAGTCCGCATTACGTGTATCATTGCAATCAGGCTCCCAGTCTGAAATTGTTATTAAGAGACTTCAAGTTATCGGATGATATCAGTTTGCGCTTCTCTAACTCTGATTGGAGTGAGTATCCTTTATTTGCCGATAAGTTTATCGGTTGGATTGATGCTTTACCACAAGAAGAACAAGTGATCAATATCTTTATGGAACTGAAAGCATTGGGTATGGCGCAGCCATTATCGTCCAATATTTTGGAGTTCTTGAAGGCACTTCCTTATTGTGCAAAAGAAAAGGGCATTACTTTCTCTACCCCATCGGAGATTATTTCGAAATTGAAATCTGTTTCCCAATTGGATGTACCATATCCAATGTCGTGGGTAGACGAAGAAAGAGATACGAGCAGCTGGCTGGGTAATGTTTTGCAGCGTGAAGCTTTCAGCAAATTATACAGTGTGGCTGAACGTGTACACCTTTGCGATGATCGTCGTATCAAGCAGGATTGGGATTATCTGCAAGCCAGCAATAACTTCCGTTTTATGACGACCAAGAATACCGGTGTGTGGCTGAATCGTGGTATTTATGATTCTCCTTATGATGCCTTTACTAACTATATGAATATCTTGGGGGATTTCATTAAACGTGTAAATTCTCTCTATCCTGAGGATATCGATAATGAAGAGTTGAATTCATTGTTGACAACTATCAAGAACCAGGGAGAAGAGATCGCCGAATTACATAAGGAGGTTGATAGGTTGCAGGCAAAAGCGGAAAAGGCTGCAAAAACAGTAAAGGCCGAACCCAAAGCTGCACCTAAAAAGGCCGCTGCGAAGAAACCTGCTGCAAAGAAAGCAACGGCAAAAAAAGAAGATTAA
- a CDS encoding DUF4270 domain-containing protein — MKAKYVWVALLALTFFGCDDNTGTIGWDMLPDSDQNINGRYTTYELTTNSDLSGPVFAKTSVGYVGKFTDKEFGEYEASFLAQLNSPDGISFPSVYDPETNPKGVMAGDSIHTAELILYYKSYFGDSINPCRMTVYELDENLTQNYYTDIDPLKYYNPNNLLARKAYTAVDQSLSDSIRNSDDFYPNVRLTSEEITKLGKRIYRLNRDHPEYFKTSEAFINNVFKGIYAKNDYGNGTILYVDQINLNVVIRCHEKDSLGNNLKKKNGADSLYYTTRTFATTKEVIQANKFVNSEKLNEIAKKTDCTYLKSPAGIFTQATLPINKIYEELSHDTINAVKLTFNSYNQPDNGKFSMKAPTYVLLLREKERQSFFEENKLTDNITSYLAVHNAIISNKPTTNQYVFTNLTRLINACVNEKQEAKKKAGDSWNEAAWEAANPDWNKVVLIPVLVQYDSSSNKNMISIQHDLQPGYVKLEGGPDGTKLKLEVTYTNFNGKQ; from the coding sequence ATGAAAGCAAAATATGTATGGGTAGCACTGCTTGCCTTGACTTTCTTCGGATGCGATGATAATACAGGTACTATCGGATGGGATATGCTTCCGGATAGCGACCAAAATATCAATGGAAGATATACGACTTACGAGTTAACTACGAATTCCGACCTATCAGGTCCTGTTTTTGCCAAAACCAGCGTAGGTTATGTGGGAAAATTCACTGATAAAGAATTCGGAGAATACGAAGCCAGTTTCCTCGCACAGTTGAATAGTCCGGATGGAATTTCTTTTCCTTCGGTCTACGATCCGGAAACTAATCCCAAAGGGGTAATGGCAGGAGACTCTATTCACACCGCTGAATTGATCTTATACTATAAAAGTTATTTTGGAGACTCTATCAATCCATGCCGAATGACTGTTTATGAACTGGACGAAAACTTGACCCAGAACTATTATACAGACATCGATCCATTGAAGTATTACAATCCAAACAACTTACTCGCACGAAAAGCCTACACAGCTGTTGACCAATCACTCAGCGATTCCATCAGAAACTCAGATGACTTTTATCCTAATGTCCGTCTAACTTCTGAAGAGATCACCAAACTAGGTAAACGTATCTATCGTTTGAACAGAGATCACCCTGAATATTTTAAAACTTCGGAAGCATTTATTAATAACGTATTCAAAGGTATTTATGCCAAGAATGACTATGGTAACGGAACGATTCTTTATGTTGACCAGATCAACCTGAATGTTGTAATCCGATGCCACGAAAAAGACAGCTTGGGAAATAATCTGAAGAAAAAAAATGGTGCTGACTCTTTGTACTACACAACCCGTACTTTCGCTACAACCAAGGAAGTAATTCAAGCCAATAAGTTTGTTAATTCTGAAAAACTAAACGAAATCGCTAAAAAGACAGACTGTACTTATTTGAAGTCTCCGGCCGGTATCTTCACACAAGCTACATTGCCGATCAATAAGATTTATGAAGAATTAAGCCATGACACCATTAATGCAGTGAAACTGACTTTCAATAGCTACAACCAACCGGACAATGGAAAATTTAGTATGAAAGCACCTACATATGTGTTACTTTTACGTGAGAAAGAACGGCAAAGTTTCTTCGAAGAGAACAAACTTACAGATAACATCACTTCTTATCTGGCCGTGCACAATGCTATTATTTCCAATAAACCTACAACCAATCAGTATGTGTTTACCAACTTGACTCGCTTGATTAATGCATGCGTCAACGAAAAGCAGGAAGCCAAGAAAAAAGCAGGAGACAGTTGGAACGAAGCAGCTTGGGAAGCAGCAAATCCGGATTGGAATAAAGTGGTACTTATCCCGGTACTGGTACAGTATGATAGCTCTTCCAATAAGAATATGATCAGCATCCAGCACGATCTACAACCGGGATACGTAAAACTGGAAGGTGGTCCGGACGGTACGAAACTGAAGTTAGAAGTAACTTATACCAACTTCAACGGTAAGCAGTAA
- a CDS encoding glycogen/starch synthase, whose product MTKANKVLFITQEITPYVSESEMANIGRHLPQAIQEKGREIRTFMPKWGNINERRNQLHEVIRLSGMNLIIDDTDHPLIIKVASIQSARMQVYFIDNDDYFQNRLQTADENGVEYDDNDSRAIFYARGVLETVKKLRWCPDVIHCHGWMTALAPLYIKKAYKDEPSFRDAKVVFSVYEDDFKGTFNNDFASKLMLKGINKKDVATLKDPVDYATLCKLAVDYSDGIVQNSEHVNEDVMNYARQSGKLVLDYQAPDALADACNSFYDQVWEAEQK is encoded by the coding sequence ATGACAAAGGCTAACAAGGTTTTATTTATTACACAAGAGATTACTCCTTACGTTTCAGAATCCGAGATGGCCAATATAGGCAGACATCTACCACAAGCTATCCAGGAAAAAGGCAGAGAAATCAGAACATTTATGCCCAAATGGGGGAATATCAACGAACGCAGAAATCAATTGCATGAAGTGATACGTCTTTCCGGCATGAACCTGATCATCGACGACACCGACCATCCACTTATTATCAAAGTAGCTTCTATCCAGTCAGCACGTATGCAGGTTTATTTCATCGATAACGATGATTATTTTCAGAACCGGCTGCAGACAGCTGATGAAAATGGGGTTGAATACGATGATAATGATAGCCGGGCTATCTTCTATGCCAGAGGAGTGCTGGAAACGGTAAAGAAATTGCGTTGGTGTCCGGACGTTATTCACTGTCATGGCTGGATGACGGCATTAGCCCCTTTGTATATAAAGAAAGCGTATAAAGACGAACCTTCGTTCCGCGATGCAAAAGTAGTATTCTCCGTATACGAAGATGATTTCAAAGGTACATTCAACAATGACTTTGCAAGCAAACTGATGCTAAAGGGTATTAATAAAAAAGATGTAGCTACCCTGAAAGATCCGGTAGATTATGCTACACTTTGCAAATTAGCTGTCGATTACTCGGACGGAATAGTACAGAATAGTGAACATGTAAATGAAGATGTCATGAACTACGCGCGTCAATCGGGCAAATTGGTTCTTGACTATCAAGCTCCCGATGCTCTTGCAGATGCTTGCAACAGTTTCTACGATCAAGTGTGGGAAGCTGAACAAAAATAA
- the panC gene encoding pantoate--beta-alanine ligase has translation MKVIHTIKDLQAELSVLKAQGKKVGLVPTMGALHAGHASLVKRSVNENEVTVVSVFVNPTQFNDKNDLVKYPRTLDADCKLLEACGATYAFAPSVEEMYPEPDTRQFSYAPLDTVMEGAFRPGHFNGVCQIVSKLFEAVKPHRAYFGEKDFQQLAIIREMVRQMQFDLEIVGCPIVREEDGLALSSRNARLSAEERENALKISQTLFKSRTFAATHTVSETLKFVEDAIAAVPGLRLEYFEIVDGNTLQKVDNWNQTSYVVGCITVFCGDVRLIDNIKYKES, from the coding sequence ATGAAAGTAATACATACGATCAAGGACTTGCAGGCTGAACTTTCGGTTTTGAAAGCCCAGGGTAAAAAGGTGGGGTTGGTGCCTACTATGGGTGCTTTGCATGCAGGGCACGCATCTCTTGTAAAGCGTAGTGTAAACGAGAATGAAGTAACGGTGGTAAGTGTTTTTGTGAACCCTACCCAGTTTAATGATAAAAATGATCTTGTTAAGTATCCTCGCACACTGGATGCCGATTGTAAATTGCTCGAGGCTTGTGGAGCGACTTATGCTTTTGCTCCTTCGGTGGAAGAGATGTATCCGGAACCGGATACCCGCCAATTCAGTTATGCTCCTTTGGATACTGTAATGGAGGGGGCTTTCCGTCCGGGACACTTTAATGGAGTATGCCAGATAGTAAGTAAACTGTTCGAAGCGGTGAAACCACATCGTGCATACTTTGGTGAGAAAGATTTTCAGCAATTGGCTATCATCCGTGAGATGGTTCGTCAGATGCAGTTTGATCTTGAAATAGTAGGTTGTCCTATTGTTCGTGAAGAAGATGGTTTGGCTCTGAGCAGCCGGAATGCGCGTCTGTCGGCAGAAGAACGTGAAAATGCATTAAAAATATCTCAGACCTTATTTAAAAGTCGTACCTTTGCAGCCACTCACACAGTGAGTGAAACGCTGAAGTTTGTGGAAGATGCTATTGCTGCTGTTCCGGGATTGCGTCTGGAATATTTTGAGATAGTAGACGGAAACACTTTGCAGAAGGTTGATAATTGGAACCAAACATCGTATGTAGTGGGCTGTATAACAGTGTTCTGCGGTGATGTCAGACTGATTGATAATATTAAATACAAAGAATCTTAA
- the panD gene encoding aspartate 1-decarboxylase: MMIEVLKSKIHCARVTEANLNYMGSITIDENLLDAANMIAGEKVYIADNNNGERFETYIIKGERGSGKICLNGAAARKVQPDDIVIIMSYALMDFEEAKSFKPTVIFPDPATNSVVK, translated from the coding sequence ATGATGATTGAAGTGTTGAAGTCAAAAATTCATTGTGCCCGTGTCACGGAAGCCAATCTGAATTATATGGGTAGTATTACGATTGATGAGAATCTATTGGATGCAGCTAATATGATTGCCGGTGAGAAGGTGTACATTGCCGACAATAATAACGGCGAGCGTTTTGAGACCTACATTATCAAAGGTGAACGCGGATCAGGTAAAATCTGCTTGAATGGCGCTGCGGCCCGTAAAGTACAACCGGATGATATTGTGATCATTATGTCGTATGCGTTGATGGATTTTGAGGAAGCTAAGTCGTTTAAGCCGACTGTTATTTTTCCGGATCCGGCTACAAATAGTGTAGTGAAGTAA
- a CDS encoding bifunctional dihydroorotate dehydrogenase B NAD binding subunit/NADPH-dependent glutamate synthase, whose translation MNKIISKEHFSEKVFKLVIEAPLIAKSRKAGHFVIVRVGEKGERMPLTIAAADPKAGTITLVVQEVGLSSTRLCELNEGDYITDVVGPLGQATHIENFGTVVCAGGGVGVAPMLPIVQALKAAGNRVITVLAGRSKELIILEKEMRESSDEVIIMTDDGSYGRKGLVTEGVEEVIKREKVNKCFAIGPAIMMKFVCLLTKKYEIPTEVSLNTIMVDGTGMCGACRITIGGKTKFVCVDGPEFDGHQVDFDEMLKRMGAFKTIEREELHKLDECEATKVIDENGRTAPWREALRKAIKAKDRANIERCQMNELDPEYRSHSRKEEVNQGLTKEQAVAEAQRCLDCANPGCMTGCPVGIDIPRFIKNIERGEFLEAAKTLKETSALPAVCGRVCPQEKQCESKCIHLKMGKEAVAIGHLERFAADYERESGQISVPEVGEKNGIKVAVIGSGPAGLSFAGDMAKYGYDVTVFEALHEIGGVLKYGIPEFRLPNKIVDVEIENLAKMGVTFIKDCIVGKTISVEQLEEEGFKGIFVASGAGLPNFMNIPGENSINIMSSNEYLTRVNLMDAASPDSDTPVAFGKNVAVIGGGNTAMDSVRTAKRLGAERAMIIYRRSEEEMPARLEEVKHAKEEGIEFLTLHNPIEYLADEQGRVKQVILQKMELGEPDASGRRSPVPIPGATETVDIDLAIVSVGVSPNPIVPSSIKGLELGRKGTITVNDQMQSSIPTIYAGGDIVRGGATVILAMGDGRRAAAAMNEQLSSK comes from the coding sequence ATGAACAAAATCATTAGCAAAGAACACTTTTCGGAGAAAGTATTCAAACTTGTCATTGAAGCTCCGTTGATAGCAAAATCACGCAAAGCAGGTCATTTCGTGATTGTGCGTGTCGGTGAAAAGGGAGAACGGATGCCACTGACCATTGCAGCCGCCGACCCGAAGGCAGGAACGATCACCCTGGTTGTTCAGGAAGTAGGGCTCTCTTCTACCCGCCTTTGCGAACTAAACGAAGGAGACTATATCACCGACGTAGTAGGTCCATTGGGACAAGCTACCCACATTGAAAACTTCGGAACAGTAGTATGTGCCGGAGGTGGCGTAGGTGTAGCTCCGATGCTACCCATCGTACAGGCCCTGAAGGCAGCCGGAAACCGTGTGATCACCGTACTGGCAGGACGTAGCAAAGAACTGATCATTCTTGAAAAAGAAATGCGTGAAAGTTCGGACGAAGTGATCATAATGACCGATGACGGATCATACGGTCGCAAAGGCTTGGTTACCGAAGGAGTAGAAGAAGTAATCAAACGGGAGAAAGTGAACAAATGTTTTGCTATCGGCCCGGCTATCATGATGAAATTTGTTTGTTTGCTGACGAAGAAATATGAAATTCCGACAGAAGTATCATTAAATACAATTATGGTGGATGGCACCGGAATGTGCGGCGCCTGCCGTATTACTATCGGAGGAAAGACCAAATTCGTATGTGTCGACGGTCCGGAATTTGACGGTCACCAAGTGGACTTCGATGAAATGTTGAAGCGCATGGGAGCTTTCAAAACCATCGAACGTGAAGAGTTGCATAAACTCGATGAATGTGAAGCAACCAAAGTCATAGACGAAAACGGACGTACAGCCCCTTGGCGCGAAGCACTCCGTAAAGCTATCAAAGCTAAAGACCGTGCGAACATTGAACGCTGCCAAATGAACGAACTCGATCCGGAATACCGGTCACACAGCCGTAAAGAAGAAGTCAATCAAGGGCTGACTAAAGAGCAGGCAGTTGCGGAGGCACAGCGCTGTCTGGATTGTGCCAACCCAGGCTGTATGACAGGTTGCCCGGTAGGCATCGACATTCCCCGTTTCATCAAGAACATAGAACGTGGAGAATTCCTTGAAGCAGCCAAAACACTGAAAGAGACCAGTGCCCTGCCTGCCGTATGTGGTCGTGTATGTCCGCAGGAAAAACAATGCGAATCAAAATGTATCCATCTGAAAATGGGCAAAGAAGCCGTAGCCATTGGTCACCTGGAAAGATTTGCTGCCGACTACGAACGAGAAAGCGGACAAATCTCCGTACCTGAAGTAGGCGAGAAAAACGGTATCAAAGTGGCTGTTATCGGTTCCGGTCCTGCCGGACTATCCTTTGCAGGGGATATGGCCAAATATGGATATGATGTAACGGTATTCGAGGCGCTACATGAAATTGGCGGTGTACTGAAATATGGTATTCCCGAATTCCGTCTACCCAACAAAATAGTAGACGTCGAGATTGAGAACCTTGCCAAAATGGGAGTTACATTCATCAAAGACTGCATTGTAGGGAAAACGATCAGCGTAGAACAGTTGGAAGAAGAAGGTTTTAAGGGAATTTTTGTAGCCTCAGGAGCCGGACTTCCCAACTTTATGAACATCCCGGGTGAGAACTCGATCAACATCATGTCTTCCAACGAATATCTGACTCGTGTAAATCTGATGGATGCAGCCAGTCCCGATTCCGATACTCCGGTAGCCTTCGGAAAGAACGTAGCTGTAATTGGTGGCGGCAACACTGCCATGGACTCTGTCCGTACAGCCAAACGTCTTGGAGCCGAACGGGCTATGATCATCTATCGCCGTTCAGAAGAAGAAATGCCAGCACGTCTGGAAGAAGTGAAACATGCCAAAGAAGAAGGTATAGAGTTCCTGACCTTACACAACCCAATCGAATATCTGGCAGACGAGCAAGGACGTGTCAAACAAGTAATCTTGCAAAAGATGGAATTGGGTGAACCGGATGCCTCCGGACGACGTAGCCCCGTCCCCATCCCAGGAGCAACAGAAACCGTTGATATCGATCTCGCCATTGTCAGTGTCGGGGTATCTCCCAATCCTATCGTCCCCAGTTCTATCAAAGGTCTGGAATTGGGCCGTAAAGGAACAATCACTGTTAACGATCAGATGCAATCGTCTATTCCCACTATTTATGCGGGAGGAGATATTGTACGCGGAGGAGCTACTGTCATCCTTGCCATGGGAGACGGACGCCGTGCCGCAGCAGCAATGAACGAACAATTGAGTTCCAAGTAG
- the gluP gene encoding glucose/galactose MFS transporter encodes MSSTQKNFALPLAFIGIMFFAIGFALGINSVLIPVLQGSLGITSAESYLIIAATFVPFLIFGYPASMTIKAIGYKHTMALSFAMFAVAFGLYIPSASQESFPLFLVASFVSGTANAFLQASVNPYITILGPLDSAAKRISIMGICNKLAWPIPPLFLAFLIGKEVSDITVSDLFTPFYVIIAAFIILGIISLMAPLPEVKAAGEDDSEGGAEACPYAASKTSVWQFPHLLLGCLALFLYVGVETVSLGTLVDYANSLHLENAAAYAWIAPIGIVIGYICGIIFIPKYINQATALKICSILAIAGSILVVLTPADISIYFIAFIALGCSLMWPALWPLAMADLGKFTKAGSSLLIMAMAGGAVIPTLFGYIKDIAGAQNAYWICLPCFLFILYYGMAGYKIRTK; translated from the coding sequence ATGAGCTCTACTCAAAAAAACTTTGCTCTGCCGTTAGCATTTATCGGCATCATGTTCTTCGCCATCGGATTCGCATTAGGAATCAATTCTGTACTTATTCCGGTATTACAAGGTTCTTTAGGCATCACTTCAGCCGAATCTTACCTGATAATCGCTGCCACTTTCGTACCTTTCCTCATCTTCGGCTATCCGGCTTCGATGACTATCAAAGCTATCGGATACAAACACACCATGGCACTTTCGTTTGCCATGTTCGCTGTAGCTTTCGGTTTGTACATTCCATCGGCCAGCCAGGAGAGTTTTCCTCTTTTTCTGGTAGCCTCTTTTGTCAGCGGCACGGCAAACGCATTCTTACAAGCATCTGTTAACCCCTATATTACTATTCTCGGCCCATTGGACAGTGCAGCCAAACGTATCAGCATCATGGGCATCTGTAATAAGTTAGCATGGCCAATTCCTCCTTTGTTCCTCGCTTTCCTGATAGGCAAGGAAGTGAGCGACATTACCGTATCGGACTTATTCACTCCCTTTTATGTTATTATTGCAGCATTTATTATATTAGGCATCATCTCACTGATGGCTCCGCTGCCTGAAGTAAAAGCAGCCGGCGAGGACGACAGTGAAGGAGGTGCCGAGGCATGTCCGTATGCAGCCAGCAAAACCTCAGTATGGCAATTTCCGCACCTTTTGCTGGGATGTCTTGCCCTCTTCCTCTACGTAGGCGTAGAAACGGTTTCACTGGGAACCCTCGTTGACTATGCCAACAGCCTGCATTTGGAGAATGCCGCAGCTTATGCCTGGATTGCTCCGATCGGTATTGTGATCGGATATATCTGCGGTATCATCTTTATACCCAAATACATCAATCAGGCTACAGCATTAAAAATATGCTCAATCCTCGCCATTGCCGGTTCAATTCTGGTAGTACTCACCCCGGCTGACATCTCAATCTATTTCATTGCATTCATAGCACTGGGTTGCTCACTGATGTGGCCCGCACTGTGGCCACTTGCCATGGCAGATTTAGGTAAGTTCACCAAAGCCGGCTCTTCTCTGTTGATTATGGCTATGGCCGGAGGTGCTGTCATCCCTACTCTGTTCGGATACATAAAAGACATAGCGGGAGCACAAAATGCTTATTGGATTTGTCTCCCATGTTTCCTCTTCATTCTTTATTATGGAATGGCCGGATATAAAATCAGAACAAAATAA
- the serS gene encoding serine--tRNA ligase, whose translation MLTIKQITENTDAVIRGLEKKHFKGAKETIAQVIEVNDKRRNTQNQLDKNLAEVNSLSKTIGQLMKEGKKEEAEVAKARVAEIKESNKTLQADMDQAANDMLNLLYTIPNIPYDSVPEGVGAEDNVVEKMGGMETQLPTDALPHWELAKKYDLIDFDLGVKITGAGFPVYKGKGAQLQRALINFFLDEARKSGYTEIMPPTVVNAASGYGTGQLPDKEGQMYHCEVDDLYLIPTAEVPVTNIYRDVILDEKQLPIKNCAYTQCFRREAGSYGKDVRGLNRLHEFSKVELVRIDKPEHSRQSHQEMLDHVEGLLQKLELPYRILRLCGGDMSFTAALCFDFEVYSEAQKRWLEVSSVSNFDTYQANRLKCRYRSGEKKTELCHTLNGSALALPRIVAALLENHQTPEGIRIPKALVPYCGFDMID comes from the coding sequence ATGCTTACCATTAAACAAATTACAGAAAACACCGACGCGGTAATCCGCGGTCTGGAGAAAAAACACTTCAAAGGAGCCAAAGAAACAATTGCCCAAGTAATCGAAGTGAATGACAAAAGACGTAATACACAAAATCAATTAGATAAAAACCTGGCAGAGGTAAATTCACTTTCGAAAACGATCGGTCAGTTGATGAAAGAAGGCAAAAAGGAAGAAGCTGAAGTTGCAAAAGCCCGTGTAGCCGAGATAAAGGAGAGCAATAAAACACTGCAGGCCGACATGGACCAGGCTGCCAACGACATGCTGAATCTGCTGTATACCATTCCCAATATTCCCTATGACAGTGTGCCCGAAGGTGTTGGTGCCGAGGACAATGTAGTTGAGAAAATGGGAGGTATGGAAACTCAACTTCCCACAGATGCACTCCCCCATTGGGAACTGGCTAAGAAATACGACTTGATTGACTTTGATTTGGGTGTAAAAATAACCGGTGCAGGTTTTCCTGTTTACAAAGGCAAAGGAGCTCAACTGCAACGCGCACTGATTAACTTTTTCCTGGATGAAGCACGTAAATCCGGATATACCGAAATCATGCCTCCAACAGTTGTAAACGCTGCTTCCGGCTATGGAACCGGACAACTTCCGGATAAAGAAGGACAAATGTACCATTGCGAAGTAGACGATCTCTATCTGATTCCGACGGCTGAAGTTCCGGTAACTAATATCTACCGTGACGTCATTTTGGATGAAAAGCAACTTCCTATTAAAAACTGCGCTTATACACAATGCTTCCGTCGGGAAGCCGGCTCTTACGGTAAAGATGTACGCGGACTCAATCGCCTTCACGAATTCTCTAAAGTAGAATTGGTGCGTATCGACAAACCGGAGCACTCCCGTCAGTCACATCAGGAAATGCTGGATCATGTAGAAGGCCTGCTCCAGAAGCTGGAACTCCCTTACCGTATTCTCCGTCTCTGTGGTGGTGATATGAGTTTTACCGCTGCGCTTTGCTTTGATTTCGAAGTATATTCCGAAGCACAGAAGCGCTGGTTGGAAGTCAGCTCTGTATCTAACTTCGATACTTACCAAGCCAATCGATTAAAATGCCGCTATCGTAGCGGAGAAAAGAAAACCGAACTTTGCCACACACTGAACGGATCGGCACTGGCATTGCCCCGCATCGTAGCAGCCTTGCTGGAAAACCATCAGACTCCGGAGGGTATCCGGATTCCGAAAGCATTGGTTCCCTACTGCGGATTTGACATGATCGACTGA
- the rpmA gene encoding 50S ribosomal protein L27, giving the protein MAHKKGVGSSKNGRESQSKRLGVKIFGGEACKAGNIIVRQRGTEFHPGENIGMGKDHTLFALVDGTVNFKVGREDRRYVSIIPAEATEA; this is encoded by the coding sequence ATGGCACATAAGAAAGGTGTCGGTAGTTCTAAGAACGGCCGCGAATCACAGAGCAAAAGATTAGGCGTTAAGATATTTGGTGGCGAAGCTTGCAAAGCAGGTAACATCATCGTTCGTCAAAGAGGTACTGAATTCCACCCGGGTGAAAACATCGGTATGGGTAAGGACCACACTCTTTTCGCTTTAGTAGATGGAACTGTAAACTTCAAAGTAGGTAGAGAAGACAGAAGATATGTTTCTATCATCCCTGCTGAAGCAACAGAAGCATAA
- the rplU gene encoding 50S ribosomal protein L21 — MYAIVEINGQQFKAEAGQKLFVHHIQNAENGATVEFDKVLLVDKDGNVTVGAPTVDGAKVVCQIVSSLVKGDKVLVFHKKRRKGHRKLNGHRQQFTELTITEVVA; from the coding sequence ATGTACGCAATTGTAGAAATCAACGGTCAGCAATTTAAAGCTGAAGCTGGCCAAAAATTGTTCGTTCACCACATTCAGAATGCAGAGAACGGTGCAACAGTAGAATTTGACAAAGTTCTTTTGGTAGACAAAGACGGAAACGTTACTGTAGGTGCTCCTACTGTAGACGGTGCAAAAGTAGTTTGCCAGATTGTTTCAAGCCTGGTTAAAGGTGACAAAGTTCTTGTTTTCCACAAGAAAAGAAGAAAAGGTCACAGAAAGTTGAACGGTCACCGTCAGCAGTTCACAGAGTTAACAATCACAGAAGTAGTAGCTTAA